The following are from one region of the Heliangelus exortis chromosome 2, bHelExo1.hap1, whole genome shotgun sequence genome:
- the HRH4 gene encoding histamine H4 receptor, with protein MHNSTAETPHVAGTCNETSCTPPPSSEFSLGVLVLLAFLMVLLALVTILGNILVILAFITDRNLRHRSNYYFLNLAISDFAVGAFCIPLYIPYSLTGKWHLGRGVCKLWLVLDYLLCTASVFNIVLISYDRFLSVTKAVSYRVQQGIISNPVIKMVAIWVFAFLLYCPAILLWERVAGHSVVAADQCHAEFFDNWYFLLSASTLEFFVPLLSVTYFNVHIFHNIQRRQRHSSTRECETPRSRNLSWRFCLLSRQGESPLEAEDSASSSMRPKKESLAIESSSPSRGNSVTAENDFSVSFCSRARSKLQRDKKIAKSLAILVCAFAICWAPYTFLMIIRGACQGACVQDSLYEITFWLLWINSSLNPFLYPLCHVKFRMAFMKILCPRKFATLSSPNTSF; from the exons ATGCACAACAGCACTGCTGAAACTCCACATGTGGCTGGAACGTGCAATGAGACCTCGTGCACACCACCACCGAGCTCTGAGTTTTCACTGGGTGTGTTGGTGCTGCTGGCTTTCCTCATGGTGCTGCTAGCTCTGGTCACTATCCTCGGAAACATCCTGGTGATCCTTGCTTTCATCACAGACAGAAACCTCAGGCATCGGAGTAACTATTACTTTCTCAATCTTGCCATTTCTGACTTTGCAGTGG GTGCATTCTGCATACCTCTCTACATCCCTTACAGCCTGACGGGGAAATGGCACTTGGGAAGAGGTGTCTGTAAGCTCTGGCTAGTTTTGGACTATCTCCTGTGCACAGCTTCAGTGTTTAACATTGTTCTTATCAGCTATGACCGTTTCCTGTCAGTTACTAAAGCT GTATCTTACAGAGTCCAGCAGGGAATAATATCCAACCCTGTCATCAAAATGGTGGCCATCTGGGTCTTTGCCTTCCTCCTCTACTGCCCAGCAATCCTTTTGTGGGAGCGGGTGGCTGGACACAGCGTGGTGGCAGCGGATCAGTGCCACGCCGAGTTCTTTGACAACTGGTACTTCCTCCTGTCTGCATCCACCCTGGAGTTCTTTGTTCCACTGCTCTCGGTCACCTACTTTAATGTGCACATCTTCCACAACATCCAGAGGCGccagaggcacagcagcacaCGGGAATGTGAGACTCCAAGGAGCAGGAACCTGTCCTGGAGATTTTGCCTGTTGTCAAGGCAGGGAGAGTCTCCACTGGAAGCAGAGGACAGTGCTTCATCATCCATGAGGCCAAAGAAAGAGTCTTTGGCAATTGAGAGCTCATCTCCATCCAGAGGCAATTCTGTAACAGCAGAAAAtgacttttctgtttctttctgttcaaGGGCCAGGTCAAAGCTGCAGCGGGACAAGAAAATAGCCAAGTCTCTTGCCATCCTTGTGTGTGCCTTTGCCATCTGCTGGGCCCCCTACACTTTCCTGATGATTATTCGTGGGGCCTGCCAAGGAGCCTGTGTTCAGGACTCCCTGTATGAAATCACATTTTGGCTTTTGTGGATTAATTCCTCTTTGAACCCATTTCTCTATCCTCTCTGCCATGTTAAATTTCGGATGGCTTTCATGAAAATATTGTGTCCCCGAAAGTTTGCAACATTGTCATCACCTAACACATCTTTCTAG